From one Acinonyx jubatus isolate Ajub_Pintada_27869175 chromosome B1, VMU_Ajub_asm_v1.0, whole genome shotgun sequence genomic stretch:
- the TRAM1L1 gene encoding translocating chain-associated membrane protein 1-like 1 — translation MAFRKKSTKNPPVLSHEFILQNHADLVACVGMFFVLGLMFEGTAEASIVFITLQHSVTFPAAEDRATESKFLYYYGIKDLATVFFYMLVAIIIHATIQEYVLDKINRRMQFPKPKQSKFNESGQFSVFYLVSCIWGTFILISENCLADPTLLWRAHPHNMMTFQMKFFYISQLAYWFHAFPELYFQRTKKQDIPRQLVYIGLHLFHIAGAYLLYLNHLGLVLLMMHYFVELLSHICDLFYFSDEKYQKEVSLWAIVFILGRLVTLIVSVLTVGFHLAGGQNRNPDGITGNVNVLAAKIAVLSSSCTIQAYITWNLFNVQLQRWMEEDATLQAPSVKKKRTKGRSSRKGTENGVAASHRVDSPHKKKEKSS, via the coding sequence ATGGCGTTTCGTAAGAAGAGCACCAAGAACCCCCCAGTCCTGAGCCACGAATTCATCCTGCAGAATCATGCGGACCTCGTCGCCTGTGTGGGGATGTTCTTCGTGCTGGGGCTTATGTTCGAGGGAACAGCAGAAGCGTCTATCGTTTTTATTACTCTTCAGCACAGCGTTACCTTCCCTGCAGCAGAAGACCGAGCCACAGAATCAAAGTTCCTTTACTATTACGGCATCAAAGACCTGGCCACGGTTTTCTTTTACATGCTAGTGGCAATCATCATTCACGCCACAATTCAGGAGTATGTGTTGGATAAAATTAACAGGCGAATGCAGTTCCCCAAACCGAAACAAAGCAAATTTAATGAATCTGGTCAGTTCAGTGTATTCTACCTTGTCTCTTGTATTTGGGGCACATTCATTCTAATTTCTGAAAACTGTCTGGCAGACCCAACTCTCTTATGGAGGGCTCATCCCCATAATATGATGACATTTCAGATGAAGTTTTTCTACATATCACAGTTGGCTTACTGGTTTCATGCCTTCCCCGAACTCTATTTCCAGAGAACCAAAAAGCAAGATATCCCTCGTCAACTTGTCTACATTGGCCTTCACCTCTTTCACATCGCTGGAGCTTACCTCTTGTACTTGAACCATCTAGGACTCGTTCTCTTGATGATGCATTATTTCGTGGAATTACTTTCCCACATTTGTGACCTGTTTTATTTTAGCGATGAAAAGTATCAGAAAGAGGTTTCTCTATGGGcaattgtgtttattttgggTCGACTTGTGACTTTAATTGTTTCTGTACTGACTGTTGGCTTTCACCTGGCCGGAGGGCAGAATCGGAATCCGGATGGCATTACTGGGAACGTAAATGTGTTGGCAGCTAAAATTGCTGTTCTGTCCTCCAGTTGCACTATCCAGGCATACATAACATggaatttatttaatgttcaacTTCAGAGGTGGATGGAGGAAGATGCTACTCTTCAGGCCCCAAGTGTGAAGAAGAAACGGACCAAAGGGAGGTCTTctagaaaagggacagaaaatggTGTGGCAGCTTCACACAGAGTAGACTCTCcccataaaaagaaagagaaatcttcATAA